Genomic window (Chloroflexaceae bacterium):
CCCGCAACACCTGCCGATTGAGCCGACCGTTCAGCGCAGCCAGCACACAGGCACCAAGCGCACCGATGCCGCCGGCCTCCGTCGGCGTGGCGATGCCGAAGAAGATGCTGCCGAGCACGGCAAAGATCAGAAAAGCCGGTAACACTACCGAACGCACAACGCGGCGATATAGTTCGAAGCCGCGCAACGTGCGCGCCTCCGGCGGTAGCGCCGGCGCAGCAGAAGGCCGCAGCCAGGATACAATCATCACGTAAAGCGCATAGGAGGCTGTCAACATCAGGCCGGGGATGAGCGCGCCGGCAAACANNNNNNNNNNCAGGTCGCCCACGCCCACGCCGATCTGGTCGCTGAGCACTACCAGCACCAGGCTGGGCGGGATCAGCTGCGCCAGCGTGCCGGA
Coding sequences:
- a CDS encoding TRAP transporter large permease subunit; this encodes FAGALIPGLMLTASYALYVMIVSWLRPSAAPALPPEARTLRGFELYRRVVRSVVLPAFLIFAVLGSIFFGIATPTEAGGIGALGACVLAALNGRLNRQVLR